The proteins below are encoded in one region of Hordeum vulgare subsp. vulgare chromosome 3H, MorexV3_pseudomolecules_assembly, whole genome shotgun sequence:
- the LOC123445609 gene encoding putative box C/D snoRNA protein SPCC613.07, with translation MEGEPPPTVAAAASGSGPGDGGGGGEKGAPCQECGEQPWKYRCPGCSRLTCSLPCVQAHKRRAACSGKRPRTDPVALAQFDDTQLLSDYNLLEETSLVRESAHRLLGDFGGNFARNFEGRPGAKLPPSLGALRKAAERRGVRLFFLPRGMTRRAQNRSRHDNRNDCIYWTIEWKFNSTDIVLTDHQTDENASLLSLLEKHLSPSPWKDELTPYRNTELRDLKLFIQRSAKDSKSPHRQLNIEEPFRPQLRGTLILEYPTISVFLPSDSYDFRLEKLANKISRNEQPPSSSNDSPPLEGTEFQEEEIEEGEFAPETQVIDLRDCGPSRTTNLSQVKLTSEPKMDSMLSYVHGLASGGKQGEVSQHGKMASSTAPGVPEAKSCMKVYPVDLDDGVEGGTLEGQVIDLENHATSDPGNIGPPKDMNCETDYYSVLSPISILASEVSSRPEEEGNQESGLPPKNATPEALRKRSLTKVYPLDMDDDAQGLLLSELPSVELEQEMGAAYEELFGDMNPDDFLGFDLGMMDVDDGSGGMTPPLKLWDDLDLEEGEIPSQP, from the exons ATGGAGGGCGAGCCGCCCCCCACCGTCGCCGCCGCGGCCTCCGGCTCCGGccccggcgacggcggcggcggcggggagaaGGGCGCCCCGTGCCAGGAGTGCGGGGAGCAGCCGTGGAAGTACCGGTGCCCGGGCTGCTCCCGCCTCACCTGCAGCCTCCCCTGCGTGCAGGCCCACAAGCGCCGCGCCGCCTGCTCCGGCAAGCGCCCCCGCACCGACCCCGTCGCGCTCGCCCAGTTCGACGACACCCAGCTCCTCTCCG ATTACAACTTGCTGGAGGAGACGAGCCTGGTCAGGGAGTCGGCCCACAGGCTGCTCGGCGACTTCGGCGGCAACTTCGCCCGGAACTTCGAGGGACGCCCGGGCGCCAAGCTGCCGCCGTCGCTCGGCGCCCTCCGCAAGGCCGCGGAGCGCCGCGGCGTCCGGCTCTTCTTCCTTCCCCGCGGCATGACCAGGAGGGCGCAGAACCGCTCCCGGCATGACAACAG AAATGACTGCATATACTGGACAATCGAGTGGAAGTTCAATTCGACAGATATTGTCCTAACTGACCACCA GACAGACGAGAATGCAAGCTTGCTATCTTTATTGGAAAAACACCTGAGTCCTTCCCCTTGGAAGGACGAGCTTACACCATATCGCAATACTGAATTGCGTGATTTGAAACTGTTCATTCAGAGGTCTGCCAAG GATTCAAAGTCGCCACACCGTCAACTGAATATAGAAGAGCCCTTCCGCCCCCAACTGAGGGGCACTCTTATTCTCGAGTACCCAACTATCAGCGTCTTCCTTCCATCAGATAGTTACGATTTTCGATTGGAGAAGCTTGCAAACAAGATTAGTAGAAATGAGCAGCCCCCCAGCAGCTCGAATGATAGTCCTCCTCTAGAAGGCACCGAGTTTCAGGAGGAAGAAATAGAGGAAGGTGAGTTCGCTCCAGAGACGCAGGTTATCGATCTCAGGGATTGCGGACCTTCACGTACCACAAACCTTTCTCAAGTGAAGCTTACGAGTGAACCTAAGATGGATAGCATGCTGTCGTATGTCCATGGTCTGGCATCAGGTGGTAAACAGGGAGAAGTTAGTCAGCATGGCAAGATGGCGTCGAGCACAGCTCCTGGGGTTCCCGAGGCTAAATCCTGCATGAAAGTCTACCCAGTGGACTTGGACGATGGTGTTGAAGGTGGGACTTTGGAGGGGCAGGTTATAGACCTCGAGAACCATGCAACTTCAGATCCTGGCAATATTGGTCCACCGAAAGATATGAATTGCGAGACAGATTATTATTCAGTCCTGTCTCCTATCAGCATTCTAGCATCTGAGGTCTCGAGTCGTCCTGAGGAAGAAGGCAACCAAGAAAGCGGGCTGCCACCGAAGAATGCAACTCCTGAAGCTCTGAGAAAGAGATCTCTGACGAAGGTCTACCCGCTGGACATGGACGACGATGCCCAGGGCCTGCTGCTCTCGGAGCTGCCCAGCGTGGAGCTGGAGCAGGAGATGGGGGCCGCCTACGAGGAGCTGTTCGGGGACATGAACCCCGACGACTTCCTCGGCTTTGACCTCGGGATGATGGACGTGGACGACGGGTCCGGCGGGATGACGCCTCCGCTCAAGCTCTGGGACGACCTGGACCTGGAGGAAGGTGAGATCCCCTCGCAGCCGTGA
- the LOC123443254 gene encoding probable choline kinase 1, with product MADCRALEVVPLKGAMTNEVYQVCRLTAPAEAGAGAGPLKEREVRKVLVRIYDDGVDLFFDREDELCTFECMSRHGQGPRLLGRFPNGRIEEFIHARVGAYRV from the coding sequence ATGGCGGACTGCCGCGCGCTGGAGGTGGTGCCGCTCAAGGGTGCCATGACCAACGAGGTGTACCAGGTGTGCCGGCTCACCGCCCCCGCCGAGGCGGGCGCGGGCGCGGGGCCGCTCAAGGAGAGGGAGGTGAGGAAGGTGCTGGTGCGGATTTACGACGACGGCGTCGACCTCTTCTTCGACCGCGAGGACGAGCTGTGCACCTTCGAGTGCATGTCCCGCCACGGCCAGGGCCCCCGCCTCCTCGGCCGCTTCCCCAACGGCCGCATCGAGGAGTTCATCCACGCACGGGTAGGTGCATATCGCGTCTAg
- the LOC123445610 gene encoding 40S ribosomal protein S10-1-like: MIISKKNRREICKYLFQEGVLYAKKDYNLAKHPQVDASNLEVIKLMQSFKSKEYVRETFSWQHYYWYLTNDGIEFLRTFLNLPSEIVPNTLKKSAKPPSRPFGSGPPGDRPRGPPRFEGDRPRYGDRDGYRGGPRGAPGDFAGEKGGAPADYQPAFRGAGGARPFGRGGGGGTFGSGPSME, translated from the exons ATG ATCATCTCCAAGAAGAACCGCCGCGAGATCTGCAAGTACCTCTTCCAGG AGGGAGTCTTGTACGCCAAGAAGGACTACAACCTGGCCAAGCACCCCCAGGTCGATGCCTCGAACCTCGAGGTCATCAAGCTCATGCAGAGCTTCAAGTCCAAGGAGTACGTCAGGGAGACCTTCTCGTGGCAGCACTACTACTGGTACCTGACCAACGACGGCATTGAGTTCCTCCGCACCTTCCTCAACCTGCCGTCTGAGATCGTGCCCAACACCCTCAAGAAGTCCGCCAAGCCCCCGTCCCGCCCCTTCGGCTCTGGCCCACCCGGTGACCGCCCCAG GGGTCCTCCTCGTTTTGAGGGTGACAGGCCTAGGTATGGTGACAGGGATGGTTACAGAGGAGGCCCACGTGGTGCTCCTGGTGATTTTGCTGGTGAGAAGGGTGGAGCTCCTGCTGACTACCAGCCAGCTTTCAGG GGTGCTGGTGGTGCCAGGCCCTTTGgccgtggaggcggcggtggcacgtTCGGTTCTGGACCTTCCATGGAGTGA
- the LOC123442237 gene encoding uncharacterized protein LOC123442237 → MTPPTLSRIPREATFAADPHRPLLPQLQRVDAASHALVRPGVQQPFRGTELATASVRHPPASVPPYMDVLPWASSAPVASSTHAKSSSLPSAAKLRHVLVTYLNKQREGAAAAETARHHGFVALKLHISWGERVPSVVVNNILQQNLGSSVVACIIGKHTQGKEET, encoded by the exons ATGACACCACCGACACTGTCGCGGATCCCCAGGGAAGCCACCTTCGCCGCAGATCCCCACAGGCCGCTGCTGCCCCAGCTCCAAAGGGTTGACGCCGCTTCACATGCTCTGGTGCGGCCCGGTGTCCAACAACCATTCCGAGGAACCGAACTCGCCACTGCCAGTGTTCGCCATCCTCCAGCAAGCGTGCCGCCGTACATGGACGTCCTCCCATGGGCAAGCTCCGCCCCTGTTGCATCGTCCACCCATGCCAAGTCCTCCTCTTTGCCAAGTGCCGCTAAGCTCCGCCATGTCTTAGTCACTTATCTTAACAAGCAGCGTGAAG GTGCAGCTGCAGCCGAAACAGCCAGACACCATGGTTTTGTGGCTTTGAAGCTACACATAAGTTGGGGAGAACGTGTACCATCAGTGGTAGTGAACAATATACTGCAGCAGAATTTAGGTTCTTCTGTTGTTGCTTGTATAATAGGT AAACATACACAAGGGAAGGAGGAAACATAA